In one Methylosinus sp. H3A genomic region, the following are encoded:
- a CDS encoding transcriptional regulator — MALTKSFKELVQRRVADDPAFAENLLREGIDTMLGGDVETGKSILRDYINATVGFEKLATATDTPRKSLMRMFSPSGNPQARNLFGVLGYLQKQAGVQFHVAPKPH; from the coding sequence ATGGCGCTCACGAAGAGCTTCAAGGAACTGGTGCAACGCCGCGTCGCGGATGATCCGGCGTTCGCGGAGAATCTTCTCCGTGAAGGTATCGACACCATGCTCGGCGGCGACGTCGAGACGGGCAAATCGATCCTGCGCGACTACATCAACGCGACGGTCGGCTTTGAAAAACTGGCGACGGCGACGGATACGCCGCGGAAGAGCCTCATGCGCATGTTCAGCCCGAGCGGTAATCCGCAGGCGCGGAACCTGTTCGGCGTGCTGGGCTATCTGCAAAAACAGGCCGGCGTGCAATTCCATGTCGCGCCAAAGCCCCATTAG